The Ornithinimicrobium faecis region GCCTCACCAGCGGCAGTTCGAAGACCCTGTCGGGAGCCCCGTTCGCCACCACGGCGACCTTCCAGGGCTCGACCTTGCCGATGCGGACCACGAAATCCTGGATCGCCGGGCTGGCGACTAAGAGGCACTCTAACTCGTGGGACCAGTGGTTGATGTGATCCAGATAGCTGCCATGGATCATGTGATAGATGGGCGCGCCGGTCCGGCGCCTCAGGGCTCGCGCCAGGTTGCTAGCGAGTGGACCGTGCGAAAAGATCTTGTCCCACGAGCGATCGACCAGGCATGGGTCGACGGCTGCCTGCCAGTCGACCCAATCCACCTCGATGAACCCTGCGCCTGCCGCGACGACAGTGTCCTTGAAACGTCCGGGCCCACCGGCGACCGTCACCGTGTGGCCTTCGGCGATGAGGTCCCCCACGGCCGTCAGGGCCCACTCATGGAGTCCGCCCCAATCGGCGACGGTCCGCACCGGCATGAGCACGTGGGTCATGCTGTCTCCCTCTCTGCCTCGAGCCACAGGATCCTGAGGTCAGCCGCATCCACCAGGTCCTCCAGGGCAGCCCGCTGGTCGCGGGTGAGCGCCTGGGAGATGCAAGCAGGTGCGACGATCCGCGACGCCGACGCCTGCTCGGCGAGCAGCACGGGCACGGCCAGCCACGCCGCGGGACGATCCAGCGCATGCACCCAGGAGTTGGTGCAGGTCACCCAGCGGTCGCCCGCGAGCAAGCTGCCGGATGCCCGGTGGCTGGGCATTTCCGTCAGCGAGATCACCCGCCGGTCGGGGATGTCGAGCGCAAGGTCAGCCAGACCCTCTAGGCTGCTCGTGATGCGTAGGTCCGTGCCCGAGCCGTGGACATGAGTGAGCGGACCGTCTGCACCGGTAACGGCACCGTCCAACCCCACATAACCCGCAACCGCTGCTGCCGCGCGGTGCGTCACTGGGCGGTCGATCTCCAAGACCTCACCGACCTTTGGACCCAGCAGAATAGCAGTCGCGACACTCAGCCGAGCACCGGTCAGGCCCGAGACGTGTCCGGCGATGATCAGTGGGGGGATGGGCCGGACCACTTCGCCGAGGACTGTGTCAACGAAGTCGAGCACGGTCTCACCCGAACTCGCGTACGCAACCTCACATCGCATCGCTCCCCCTTTGCTGGTAGCTCTCGAACAGTCGCGTGCTCGCGCCCGAGACGGCGATCACCTCACTAGGGACCCCACGCTCCACTGCCTCACGCAACAGGGGCATCGCGTCCCTGGGGTGCCGCACACCCAACACTAAGACGCTGAGGCGCCCGTTCTCCTCGAAGTTCACGCTCATGGACCGGCGCAACACCACGGGGTGCTCCTCTGGCCGACCGTCCAGTTGCAGCCAGGGGAGATCTCCCTCCGCAGTCAGCACCAGGAGCGCCCCGGCGGGATGGGCCGCCTTCACATCTCGCAGTGCCTTGCCCAGCCGCCCTTGCAGCCAGGCCCGCGGGTCGGTCGCCTCGGGATCTCGTGTCAGTTCCGAGCGCTGCGACGCCTCATAGCTGACACCGAGGATCCCTGCGGCGCGGATATCCACCATGTCGTCCCACTGGATCCGTCCCACCCCGCCCGCCTCGGCCAGCGGGCGGTCGGTATCTAGATCCATATCCGAGGCGATGAGGTCGAGCTTGTCGTGCAGGTCCATCGCGAGGATCTTCTTCCCAACCAACCCATTGATCCGAGCCGAGCGCACCACAAGCCGGTCGGGCAGATAAGCACCATACTCGGCGAACAGCGTGTCTTTGCGGAGATGCTGGGGATAGCTGAGCTCCTTGCCGCGCGTGGCCATCTGTTTGCGGCCCGCAAAACTGGCGCTGAAGGTGCTGTTCATTCGCGTGAGAATCGCAGTCGAGCGCTGGCGGCGGCCATCGGTCTGGCTCACCTGCTGCTTGTGCACGCGCCGAAGATAGAGAACCCGCTGCGTGTGGCGCCACCGCAGGCCGCTGAGCACGCTGCGGATGGCCAAATTGTGGTCGATGGAACTCGACAGTGACTCATCGTATCTCAGCTCTTGGACCATGCGCGTGGGCAAGATCCAGGTGGCGTGCCCCGGGGTTTGACCGTTGTGCGCGATCAGATCTCTCCCGAATCCCACTGGTGTCAGGTGCAGTTGGAGCTGTGCGGTCTCGTCATCGAAGTTGACCCACGACCCGTAGGTCGCCTCGTGACTCCCGTCCAGCGCCGCAAGACCTGTGGACAGGCGCCACGGGAGCATGATGTCGTCGTCGTCGTGAACCGCCGTGTAGTGCCCTACCGAGGCGTCGGCGGCCCGGTTTCGCGCAGCACTGATACCTTTGGCGTCCTGACGGATGTAAGTGATGCGTACGTCGTCGATGCCCTCGACAACTTCCCGAGTGTGATCGTCCGATCCGTCGTCGACGACAACGATCTCGAACTCTTGAAAGTCCTGCGCGAGGACGGACAGGAGAGACTCCTTGAGATAGTCCGCCCGGTCGCGTGTCGCGATCGGCACACTGACCAACGTGGGGCGCTTCTCCGGCGGCACGGCCCATACCGTGAGGTTGCGGTAGATGGACCCGTCGACCCGGACCTGCTCACGTCGCCGCTCGCGGACCCGTTGGCTCGTCTCGTCAGGGTCCAGTCGCAGGCCCGGGAGTAATGCCGCGACGTCGATCATCTCAGCAAGGTGATGTGTGTCGCAGATCCAGCCCGCTCGTCGCATCCGGGCCACGAAGTCCATGAAGAGGGCACCGGACAGAGTCGGTCGCTCATCGAAGCCCCGGAGGTGCAGGTAGTCCTCGGTCGACACCCCGATCGCGAGCGGGGACTCCTGGTGCACGTCGCGACTAAAGTCGCCGTCCACCACGTCAACGTGGGACAGCGGCGTCGGGAGCGAGGGTGTGGCGATGACGCGGCGCCCCATCGACGCGAGCCACTGACGGCCTAGCCGAGCGGGTATCCCGCCGTGGAGCTCGCCCGCCGGCAGCACGGGCCCGTCGAGCAGGATGAGGAAGTCGGCGTCAGACTCGGCCGCCATGACGTTATAGGCAGCACCAGTGCGCACGTCGCTAGGGAAGACCCTGAAGGCAGCAGCGGAGGGCAACTCCACCTCGGGGCCTTCAACGAGGACGCCGACCGTCAGGTCATGGTCGTCCGGGACCGCAGAGGTGAGGAGGTCCAAGTATGCCTCGACGGCGGAGTCCTGACCTTCACCACACCGGATGAGAGTGATCACGTGAGTGCGCACTCAGGCCTCCTTTGCCTCGAGCTTGAACCCCGTGAGGGTGGCGACATCCATGCCGTGGCCGAGGCCGTGCAAGGTCGCGCTCGACACCTGGAACCATCCACTGGCCACACCCCCGAGGAGTTGAGGTCTCTGACGTGCGCGCCGCGACCACGGGACCAGGGAGAGCGTGACGACATCGAAGGGATGCTCGGAGTGAAACTCCGGAGAGATGTACTTACCTTCAGCACTCGGCTCGATATAAGAGAATTTGGTGTCCAACCGATCCGAGTAGAGCCAGTTGTAATGCTCCAGTGAAACATTCTCACCCCGGTATCCCACGGAGATGCATAGGAGGAGATCACCTTTCTGAACGTCCTGGTGGTCCAGATCGAGCCCTACGACAGCCGTCCTCGCATCGGCCTGGAGACTCAACTCAGCCCACTTCACCATGCTCACTCGTCATCCTCGCGATCACAGCTCACGCGACCACGCGATGGCTTGATCGAGATTGTCATGGAAAATCGGCAGTGGTGGCGGATTGTGCCGCGTGTCGCCAGCATACTCATTCGCCCGGATCTTGTGCAGGTTACCACCGCGAGCGGCCGCAGCGAGGAAAGGCATGTAGTGATCGGTGTAGTGGAATTCGTGAGGGTTTTGCACATAGAGCACCTTACAGTCGACCGGGCTGGAGTAACGGAGTTTGGGGGAGAGCCTGTCTCCGAGCGGGGCTGACCAGTCCTCGTCCTTGTCGAGGGCCTGCCAACCATCAGGTGCGAGGTGAGGCATCACGACCTGCACATACACCCGCTGGGCGCCCAGTGATGTTCCCCCCGAGAGGTAGTCCACGACGGACGTCTGAGGGTTGAAAGCTAGGGCGATGCTGTCAGGCACCAATGGCGCTAATTGCAAGGAGGCGAACCCCCCGCCGGATGCACCCGCAAAGATTATACGTGTTGCTCCGATGGAGGCGGCGGTAGTTGTGACGAATCGGGCCAAGATCTCGTAGAGGTCGACATCGCGGGTGCCAGTGAACCACGCCAGTTGGATATGCCCATCCAAGTGCAGGCAGGAGTCGCTGAGGTAGAGGCTGCTCACGTCCCTGTCCTTAATGGAGTTGAGTCGCTCGAAGCGGGGCAGCGTGAACCGCGTCCGGTCCAGGGCGCCGTGCAAGGACACGACCAAGACGTCGGAACCGCGGTTCAACAGCAAGGAGTCCAACGGCAAGCCGTCGGCGAGTGTCGCGCGGTAGCGGCTCGCGCCCAAGCGGTCAATGGGACGGAAATGTTCGAGGTCCGGGACCACCGTCACGGGGACGTTGCCCCCGCCGTCAGCGATATCACTGATCGGCGTCACCTGGGGCTCGATCGACATGCCGGAGAGCATACCGAGCCGCTCACAGTTGAGCGGCGTTGGTTCTGTCCTCCCGCTCGGGAGTGTCGGACGGCCCACCTGCCAGGCTCCTCTGGTCCTTCACCCACAGCCCAACAAGCCCGCGGAAGTGTGCGAGGAACTTTTCGTGCTCGTGGGCCGGATAGGTCGACCGGACGGTGTCGAGCAAGATCTTGTCGAAGGCGTCCGAGTCGACCCATTCCAGGACCGCCTCGGGAAGGTGCGCGAGGTGCTCGTGGCAGAACTCCCAGTAGCGGTCGGTGTCGAAGTGCGCGTCGGCGAGGGCGCGGTAGCCCTCCATCTTGGCCTGATAGTCCAGCGAGTCGTCATCGGCGATCTCGTAGTAGCGGCGCGTCTCCAGGTCGACGGTCGCCCGACGGTTGGTCGCGAGCGCGAAGACCGACCACCGCACCAGCGCCGTGATTGCCCAGGGGAAGTAGTAGTGCAGTGAGGTGACCGCCACGTCCGGGCACGCGTTGGCATAATCGATCGGGTGGACCTCATTGCCGGCCACCAGCATCTCTGCGGAGTTGAACTCCCACCCGAAGAAGGCGTTGACCACCTTGCTCACCGTCTCAGCCTCCCACCCAGCCTGCTCGGACAGGAAGTCATAACTGACGGCATACCGGTTGTGCATCGGCTGCTCAGGCCGGAAGTCCATCACCATCGTCTCGGGGCCGATGGACAGAGCGCGGGCGAACTTGTCATAGTCGACGGTCGCCTGCAGATGCATCAGCATCTCGCCGGACTCGTCATAGGACTTGTGCAGCCCGGCCTGATGATCCACCCGGGAGACGCCGCGCCAGCCGCCACCGTCAAACGGTTTCATATACATCGGATAGCCGACCTCCTCCGCGATCGCGTCGAGGTCGAAGCGGTCGTTGTATTTGGCGGAGGTGTAGGCCCAGCGCACGTTGTCGACCGGGTTCTTGTAGGGCACCAGGACGGTCTTGGGGATCTTCATGCCCAGGCGCAACATGGCGCAGTAGGCCGAGTGCTTCTCCATCGACTGGAACGTGAACGGGCTGTTGAGCAGATAGGTGTCGTTCATCAGCGCGGCCTTCTTGAGCCACTCGCGCGGGTGGTAGTACCAGTAGGCCAGCCGGTCGATCACGAGACCGGGTTTCACCGGGTCTGTCAGGTCGAACGGCGAGATCCGCAATCGCTCCGAGGTGATGTCCAGGGAGCGACCGTCGACCTTCAGAGGCCCGACGAGGCCCAGGATCTGCTCGAAGGCGCGGGGCCAGTCCTCCTCGGCACCGAGGAGGAGTCCGATCAGCGGGTTGCGCTTGTCAGCCATGTGGCGAACCTACCCCGATCAGCAGAACCGCGGCAGGTGATAGGCGATCTGCTTGCGCCACCACGGCCAGTCGTGCGCCGAGTCATGGCCCCACACGTCGAGCTGGTGCGGGATCTGCTTGTCCGCGAGCACAGCGGCCATGGCCCGTGCACCGGGCAGGGACTTGGTCGGCTGCACCTCGAAGGGCCCCTCCCCGACCACGAGCAGGATCTGCACGGCCTGGCGCAGCCAGTCCAGGTGGTCTCCCTCGGCGCCGGCCACATAGGCGAGGGGATTGTTCAGGTATGTCGTCTCGCCAGTCTCCCCCCAGCCTCGCCAGGAGGTGGGGTCGAAGTTGCCGGACAACGAGATGGCCACCGGAAAGAGATCTGCACGCTTCAGCGCGAAGTTCACCGCGTGATAGCCGCCCAGGCTGCAGCCGGTCGTGACGATGCCGCCGTGCCCGGGTGAGTCGGCGTCGATGGTCGGGACGACATGGCTCAGGATCCAGTTCTCATAGATCGCGTGGCGCTCGGCGCGCTGCTCTGTGGGCAGGGCGTAGTTGGACCAGGAGAGGTGGTCGAAGGAGTCCACCGCATAGAGCTTGATCCGCCCCTCGTCGATGAGTGGACGCAGCGCCTCCACCATGCCGTTGTTCTCGTAGTCCCACGCACGGCCCGCCTCGGACGGAAAGGCAATCACCGGTCTGCCGAAGTGGCCATAGCGGATCACGGTGCCGGGGTGGTCGAGACCCTCTGCGTCGATCTCTGTCTGTTCCCTGTCCATGGATCGTCCTCTCGCGGTCCGGTGCGATGTCGAAAGCCAACCACACCCGGGGGTGGCGCCGAAAGATACATCCAGAGGATGATGTGCGGACCCCCTCAAAAATCGGAGAGTAGTCACGTGCATCAGGACAACGAAGTGAGCGTCTTTGCCGAAGGTCTCAGGGGCCCCGGTGAGCCACCAGCGGGGGTTGGCTGGCTCGTGACGCCCAGCGTGGTCATGATGAGGCAGTCCGGGCGTGGGGCCATGCCCGGACTGCCGTCGCACATCACAGTCCCTGCCGTTTCGGGGGGCGGCAGGGACACACCAGAGCCGGTCAGCGTGCTGGGTGTCCACGAGTCGCCGGATCTGGACGGCTGGGTTGCACTGGCGCTTGACCGCGAGTGCGATGTGCCAGGAGCCGGCACCCTGCCCGAGGGCGTCGATCTCGGTGGGCTGACCATGGCCGATCTGACGCGGGTCGAGAGCTCGAGCTCTCTGCAGGGGGTCGCCTCATTGGCCGCCAGCGACAGCGAGGTCAACCTCGGCAAGAGTTGGGTCTGCAAGTGGTTCCCCAGCCTGCCCGGGTGTCGTTGAGGCGCACGCAGGCCGCACCCGTCGACGGTGAGGTGCTGGCCCCCAGCCGCACCACAGACCAGAATGGCCGCTATGTCGGCCCTTCCCCCGCGCGCTCGGTCCTGGACAGTCGCTCGTCCGCCAGCGCCCCCCACCTGGCCATGAGTGATCTCGAGGACCGCGCGACACCCGACGCGATGCACTCGCGTCCGCGCGTCAAGGACCTCGTCCTTGCACTCTTGTGCGTTTTTGTTGACCTCTTCGTCTCGGGCTTCCTGACCGGGGACCCGGTCACGACGACCTTCGGGTTCACCGTGCCCCTGTGGCTGTTCATCGGGCTCGTGCTCATCGCCTATGCCGCGCTGGTCTGGCGCCACCGGGCGCCCTGGTCGGTCTTCGTGGGAATCCTCAGCTTCTGCCTGCTCACCAGCGTGCTCGTCCTGCAGTTCCAACCCTTCGCTGCGGCCGCCCTCATGCTCTACACGGTGGCCAAGGACAGCCCGCCACGACAGGCCAACCCGGCACTCGTGCTGGTGGGCTTCCTGTGCCTGAGCAACGGTTGGACGGCCAACGAACTCAACAACCCGTCGACACTGGAGTTGCTGACGATCCCCCTCGGGTTCTTCGCCGGCTGCATCGTCATCTGGCTCCTCGGGCGTCACGAGCGACGCAACAGGCTGCGGGCGCTGGTCGCGCAGGAGGCCCTCCGCACCGCGGCTCAGGAGAGCCTGGGTGAGGAGCGGCAGCGAATCGCCCGGGACCTGCACGACATCCTGAGCCACTCAATGAGTGCCATGATCCTGCAGTCGGCAGGCGCCAAAGCCGTCTCGAGCAAGTTGGACTCCACCGCAGAGGCCAAGCAGGTCACCAACGCCCTGCAGGCCATCGAGTCCACCGGCGCCGAGTCCATGCGCGAGCTGCATCGGCTCCTGGGGCTCTTGCGCACCGCCGAGGAGGGCGAGCCAGCTGTCGCGCGACTGCGCCTGGCCGACATCGACCCCCTGCTCACCGCCACCCGACATGGAGGTCTTGCTGTGGAGCTCCACCGTGAGGGCACCCCACTCCCCCTCGATCCCAGCGTTGACCTGGCGGCCTATCACATGGTCCAGGAGTCCCTGACCAACGCGATGAAGCATGCCGGCCGCGGTGCCGTGGTCGACATCTATGAGACGTGGGAGCCAGACCACCTGCACCTGCAGGTCCGCAGCTCCGTGGGCCTGCGCCCCGACGACGTCACCGGCCTCGATGCCGTGCCCGTCCCGGCCAGCTCGGGGACCGGGCTGTGGGGCCTCCGGGAGCGGGTTGAGTTGGCCGGCGGTTCCTTCGAGAGCGGTGTCGTTGAGGGTGGCTTCGTCACCTCGGCGACGCTGCCCGTCCGCTCCGGCGGTGGAGCGTGAGCAGGATCCGGGTCGTCATCGCCGACGACCAGCCGATGGTGCGTCAGGGCATCGGGATGCTGCTGAGCTCGGAGCCGGACATCGAGGTGATCGGCGAGGCTCAGGACGGCGCGGAGGCCATCAAGCTGGTGGAGTCGCTGCGACCCGACCTGGTCATCATGGACGTGCGCATGCCCGGCATGGACGGCATCGAGGCGACCCGTCGGCTGATCCGCGAGCGCCCAGAGGACCCGGACCAGCTGGCCAAGGTCCTCGTGCTGACCACTTTCGACGAGGACGCGGCGCTCTACGGCACGCTGCGTGCTGGTGCCTCGGGATACATGCTCAAGCACGCTGCGCCGAGCGAGCTCGCCAACGCGGTGCGCCGGGTCGCCGACGGCGACGCCTGGATCGACCCTGCGGTCGCTCCGAAGGTGCTGAACACTCTGCGCGAGCTCGCCTCGGACAACCCCGAGGGTCGACCCAGCCTCGAGATGCTGACCCCTCGTGAGCTCGACGTCCTGCGCGAGCTCGCTGACGGCGCAACCAACACCGAGCTGAGCCGGCGCATGGTGCTCAGCGAGGCGACCGTCAAGACGCACATCTCACGGATGCTGATGAAAACCGGCTGCCATGACCGCGCACAGTTGGTGGCGCTGGCCTATCGCAGCGGCCTCGTCCAGCCCTGACGAGCAACACCACCAACGCAGTGGGGCGACCCGGACGGCCGCGGGATGTCCTCGACCCACCCGAGGCCGCGTATCCTCGGGGTCCGTGAGCACCGCACCCCAGCATCCCGCGAGCGCAGCCACAGTGGACGGTGTCGACCCCGACGATCTGGCCACCACCCTGCGTGTCCTCGGCATGCTCCACGAGCTGCCGGCGGGCCACGAGCACATCACCGCGGTCAAGCGGGCCACCGCCACGATGCACAACCGGGTGAAGAAGACCCGTCGCCGCGAGGCACGACAGGCCGAGCGTGGCCCCAAGGTCGCCCACGACGAGGCGATCCTCGCCCAGACCGCGACCGGCTCACCGTTGCGCATCGACGATGAGACCAAGGGGATCCCCCTCACCTCCTCGACCGGGGCCCGCTTCGCAGGTGAACTGCAGCTCCCGCGCGGCTGCTACATGTGCCACGCCGACTACACCCTCGTCGACGCCTTTTATCACTGGCTCTGCCCGGACTGTGCAGCGCTGAGTCACCTGCGCCGCGACCAGGGCACGGACCTGCGTGGTCGGCGGGCTCTGCTCACGGGCGGGCGCGCCAAGATCGGGATGTATATCGCGCTGCGCCTGCTGCGTGACGGGGCCGACCTGACGATCACGACGCGTTTCCCCCGGGACGCCGCTCGGCGCTTCGCCGAACTCGCCGACTCACCCGAGTGGATCAACCGGCTGACGATCATCGGGATCGACCTGCGCGACCCGACGCAGGTCGTCGCGCTGACCAACGAGGTCTCTGCCGCGGGGCCGCTCGACATCCTCATCAACAACGCCTGCCAGACGGTGCGCCGTTCGCCCGGCGCCTATTCGAGCCTCGTCGACGGTGAGTCCCAGCCGCTGGAGACCGGTGGACCGACACCGAAGATGCTGACGTTTGACCGGGTGAGCGAGGCGCACCCGGCCGCCCTCCTTGGAACGCTCGGTGAACATCCGGTGCCGCACGCGGACGTCGCCGCCCGCACTGCCGCCGACCTCACCAAGCTCGCTCTGTCCGCCGGCAACGCCTCGCTGGAGGCCCACCTCGCCGGCACCGCCGTCGACGCCGGTGGTCTGCTGCCCGATGTCGTCACGAGCAACTCGTGGAAGCAGACCGTCGACGAGGTCGACCCGCTCGAGCTCCTCGAGGTGCAGATGTGCAACTCGGTCGCCCCCTTCCTTCTCGTCTCCCGGTTGCGGCCCGCGATGCGGGCCGCGGTGGAGCAGCACAGGGAGTCTGTCGGGGACGCCGCGCGGGCGTATGTCGTGAACGTCTCGGCGATGGAGGGGCAGTTCTCCCGGCGCTACAAGGGCGCCGGGCACCCGCACACCAACATGGCCAAGGCCGCGCTCAACATGCTGACCCGCACCTCAGCCGGCGAGATGTTCGAGACCGACCGGATCCTCATGACGGCTGTTGACACGGGCTGGATCACTGACGAGCGGCCGCATCACGAAAAGCTGGAGATCGCCGCACAGGGCTGGCACGCTCCGCTCGACCTCGTCGACGGCGCTGCCCGGGTCTACGACCCGATCGTGCGCGGTGAGCGCGGCGAGGACCTCCACGGTGTCTTCCTGAAGAACTACGAGCCCTATCCCTGGTAGGCCAGGTCGCGGATCTCGGTCTCCTCAAAGATCAGCCAGGTGCGCGTGGCCTTGACACCAGGGATGGCCTGGATCTGCTCCAGGACCGTGTCCCGCAGCTCGTGGTTGTCGTGACAGCGCACGGTCACGAGCGCGTCGAACTCCGCCCCGACCAGGGCCACCCGCTCGACTGACGGGACCCTCCGCAGCGCGGCCGCGACAGGTTTCCAGGTGTTCTGCTCGATCGACACCGACACATAGGCCGAGGTCCCCAGCCCCAGGTGCTCGGGGGCAACCTGCGCGGTGAAGCCCGTGATCACGCCGCCTTCCCGGAGCCGCTCGAGTCGGGCATAGGCATTGGCCCGCGAGATGTGCACCTGCTCAGCCAGCGCTCGCACCGACAACCGTCCGTCCACCCGCAGCGCCTGGATGATGGCCCGGTCGGTGTCGTCCACCCTGGTGCGTGGACTCATGACCATCCGCAATCGTCCAGGTGACCCCCGCTGACCCCACGTGCGCACAGACTCTTTGTCGGCATACGGCCCACCCTAGATCCATCTGTCTTGGACTGTCGCGTCTCGTCGTCCGATTAGTCCAACTTCAGGGACGATGGGAGGCAGATCAACCGGAGGAGATCATGTCAACGACGACCGTCGACCTGTTGCCGTGCGCCGAGCCCGTGCGCTTCCTGGACGAGCAGGGGGCACTGACCACACCCAGCGCAGAGGCCGAGGCGCGCGGTTATGCCCTGCCCTCAGAGGAAGATCTGCTCGCCGTCTGGCGGCAGATGGTGATCGGCCGCCGGTTCGACGCGCAGGCCACCGCCCTGACCAAGCAGGGCCGCCTGGCGGTCTATCCCTCCTCCCGCGGGCAGGACGCCTGCCAGGTGGCGCCCGTCTGGGCACTGCAGGAGCAGGACTGGTTCTTCCCGACCTATCGCGACTCGATGGCGCTGATCAGCCGTGGCCTCGACCCGATGGAGGTGCTGACGCTGCTGCGCGGCTCCTGGCATTGCGGCTATGACCCCGTCAAGACCCACACCGCACCACAGTGCACTCCACTGGCGACGCAGGCCGTCCATGCGGCGGGCGCCGGGCACGGGTTGGCCCGTCGGGGCAGCGACGGCGTGGCGCTCTGCTTCATCGGTGACGGTGCCACGAGCGAGGGCGACTTCCACGAGGGCCTCAACTTCGCCGCGGTGTTCAACACCCCGACGGTCTTCCTCGTCCAGAACAACAAATATGCGATCTCGGTCCCTCTCGAGAAGCAGTCGAAGGCCCCGAGCCTGGCCTACAAGGGCATCGGCTATGGCGTGCGCTCCGAGCAGGTCGACGGCAACGACGCGGCCGCAGTGCTCGCGGTGACACGCCGGGCCTATGAGCACGCCAGCTCCGGCGAGGGTCCCTTCCTCATCGAGGCGCACACCTATCGCCTGGAGGCGCACACCAACGCCGACGACGCGACGCGTTATCGGCAGGCCGAGGAGGTCACGCAGTGGTCGGGGCGCGACCCGATTGAGCGGTTGCGGGCCTATCTGACCGGCACGGGCGCGCTGACCTCCGAGATCGAGGAGCAGGTCGCCGCGGAGGCGGAAGACTTCGCGGCAGGGGTGCGCGAACGGATGAACCTCGAGCCTGAGGTGGCCCCGTTGTCCCTGTTCGAGCACGTCTATGCCCAGCAGACCCCACAACTGCGTGAGCAAGCCGACATGGTCCGGGCCGAGATGGAGGAGGTGTCGGCATGACCGAGGTGACCTTTGCCCACGCGCTCAACCAGGCGCTGCGCGACAGCCTGACCCAGGACGAGGACGTGCTGGTCTTCGGCGAGGACGTCGGCCAGCTCGGCGGAGTCTTCCGCATCACCGACGGTCTGACCGCCGACTTCGGTGAGGAGCGCTGCTTCGACACCCCGCTGGCCGAGGCCGGGATCGCCGGCTTCGCGGTCGGCCTGGCGATGCAGGGCTTCCGCCCCGTGATCGAGATGCAGTTCGACGCGTTCGGCTATCCCGCCTTCGAGCAGGTCGTCTCCCACATCGCCAAGATGCGCAACCGCACACAGAGCATGCTGACGATGCCGATCGTGATCCGCATGCCGTTCGCTGGCGGCATCGGCGGCGTGGAGCACCACTGTGATTCCTCCGAGGGCTATTACGCCCACACCCCGGGCCTGCACGTCGTCACCCCGGCCACGCCCGCCGACGCCTATTCGCTGCTGCGCGAGGCGATCGCCAGCCCGGACCCGGTGATCTTCATGGAGCCCAAGGCGCTCTATTGGTCCAAGGCTGAGCTGGAGCTGCCCGTCACCACCGAGCCGTTCGGCAAGGCAGCGGTGCGCCGCGAGGGCAGCGACGTCACGCTGGTGGCTTATGGCCCGCAGGTGCCCAACGCTCTGAAGGCGGCCGAGGTTGCCAAGGACGAGGAGGGCTGGGACGTCGAGGTCGTCGACCTGCGCACCATCGTGCCGTTCGATGACGAGACAGTCGCCGCGTCGGTCCGCAAGACCGGCCGGGCCGTCGTGGTTTCCGAGGCGCAGGGTTTCGGTGGCGTCGGCGGCGAGATCGCCGCCCGCA contains the following coding sequences:
- a CDS encoding ATP-grasp domain-containing protein; the encoded protein is MADKRNPLIGLLLGAEEDWPRAFEQILGLVGPLKVDGRSLDITSERLRISPFDLTDPVKPGLVIDRLAYWYYHPREWLKKAALMNDTYLLNSPFTFQSMEKHSAYCAMLRLGMKIPKTVLVPYKNPVDNVRWAYTSAKYNDRFDLDAIAEEVGYPMYMKPFDGGGWRGVSRVDHQAGLHKSYDESGEMLMHLQATVDYDKFARALSIGPETMVMDFRPEQPMHNRYAVSYDFLSEQAGWEAETVSKVVNAFFGWEFNSAEMLVAGNEVHPIDYANACPDVAVTSLHYYFPWAITALVRWSVFALATNRRATVDLETRRYYEIADDDSLDYQAKMEGYRALADAHFDTDRYWEFCHEHLAHLPEAVLEWVDSDAFDKILLDTVRSTYPAHEHEKFLAHFRGLVGLWVKDQRSLAGGPSDTPEREDRTNAAQL
- a CDS encoding response regulator transcription factor is translated as MSRIRVVIADDQPMVRQGIGMLLSSEPDIEVIGEAQDGAEAIKLVESLRPDLVIMDVRMPGMDGIEATRRLIRERPEDPDQLAKVLVLTTFDEDAALYGTLRAGASGYMLKHAAPSELANAVRRVADGDAWIDPAVAPKVLNTLRELASDNPEGRPSLEMLTPRELDVLRELADGATNTELSRRMVLSEATVKTHISRMLMKTGCHDRAQLVALAYRSGLVQP
- a CDS encoding sensor histidine kinase, whose translation is MSLRRTQAAPVDGEVLAPSRTTDQNGRYVGPSPARSVLDSRSSASAPHLAMSDLEDRATPDAMHSRPRVKDLVLALLCVFVDLFVSGFLTGDPVTTTFGFTVPLWLFIGLVLIAYAALVWRHRAPWSVFVGILSFCLLTSVLVLQFQPFAAAALMLYTVAKDSPPRQANPALVLVGFLCLSNGWTANELNNPSTLELLTIPLGFFAGCIVIWLLGRHERRNRLRALVAQEALRTAAQESLGEERQRIARDLHDILSHSMSAMILQSAGAKAVSSKLDSTAEAKQVTNALQAIESTGAESMRELHRLLGLLRTAEEGEPAVARLRLADIDPLLTATRHGGLAVELHREGTPLPLDPSVDLAAYHMVQESLTNAMKHAGRGAVVDIYETWEPDHLHLQVRSSVGLRPDDVTGLDAVPVPASSGTGLWGLRERVELAGGSFESGVVEGGFVTSATLPVRSGGGA
- a CDS encoding esterase family protein, with amino-acid sequence MDREQTEIDAEGLDHPGTVIRYGHFGRPVIAFPSEAGRAWDYENNGMVEALRPLIDEGRIKLYAVDSFDHLSWSNYALPTEQRAERHAIYENWILSHVVPTIDADSPGHGGIVTTGCSLGGYHAVNFALKRADLFPVAISLSGNFDPTSWRGWGETGETTYLNNPLAYVAGAEGDHLDWLRQAVQILLVVGEGPFEVQPTKSLPGARAMAAVLADKQIPHQLDVWGHDSAHDWPWWRKQIAYHLPRFC
- a CDS encoding glycosyltransferase family 2 protein, whose protein sequence is MRTHVITLIRCGEGQDSAVEAYLDLLTSAVPDDHDLTVGVLVEGPEVELPSAAAFRVFPSDVRTGAAYNVMAAESDADFLILLDGPVLPAGELHGGIPARLGRQWLASMGRRVIATPSLPTPLSHVDVVDGDFSRDVHQESPLAIGVSTEDYLHLRGFDERPTLSGALFMDFVARMRRAGWICDTHHLAEMIDVAALLPGLRLDPDETSQRVRERRREQVRVDGSIYRNLTVWAVPPEKRPTLVSVPIATRDRADYLKESLLSVLAQDFQEFEIVVVDDGSDDHTREVVEGIDDVRITYIRQDAKGISAARNRAADASVGHYTAVHDDDDIMLPWRLSTGLAALDGSHEATYGSWVNFDDETAQLQLHLTPVGFGRDLIAHNGQTPGHATWILPTRMVQELRYDESLSSSIDHNLAIRSVLSGLRWRHTQRVLYLRRVHKQQVSQTDGRRQRSTAILTRMNSTFSASFAGRKQMATRGKELSYPQHLRKDTLFAEYGAYLPDRLVVRSARINGLVGKKILAMDLHDKLDLIASDMDLDTDRPLAEAGGVGRIQWDDMVDIRAAGILGVSYEASQRSELTRDPEATDPRAWLQGRLGKALRDVKAAHPAGALLVLTAEGDLPWLQLDGRPEEHPVVLRRSMSVNFEENGRLSVLVLGVRHPRDAMPLLREAVERGVPSEVIAVSGASTRLFESYQQRGSDAM